Proteins from one Escherichia coli genomic window:
- the rhaM gene encoding L-rhamnose mutarotase, which translates to MIRKAFVMQVNPDAHEEYQRRHNPIWPELEAVLKSHGAHNYAIYLDKARNLLFAMVEIESEERWNAVASTDVCQRWWKYMTDVMPANPDNSPVSSELQEVFYLP; encoded by the coding sequence ATGATCCGCAAAGCCTTTGTCATGCAGGTTAACCCCGACGCCCACGAAGAGTATCAGCGTCGGCATAATCCAATCTGGCCGGAACTGGAAGCAGTGTTGAAATCTCACGGTGCGCATAACTACGCCATTTATCTCGACAAAGCGCGTAATCTGCTGTTTGCCATGGTAGAGATTGAATCTGAAGAACGGTGGAATGCGGTAGCCAGTACTGATGTTTGCCAACGTTGGTGGAAGTATATGACCGACGTTATGCCAGCTAACCCGGATAACAGCCCAGTCAGTAGCGAGCTGCAAGAAGTGTTTTACCTGCCTTAA
- a CDS encoding carbohydrate porin, translating to MKKSTLSLAIGLLLACSTGMAKTQHLTLEQRMALLEERLEAAEMRAAKAEGQVKQLQTQQAAEIREIKAAQGNTPVNGQTTAESAKKNATSPNLLLSGYGDLKIYGDVEFNMDAESNHGLLAMTNADVNSDPTNEQWNLNGRILLGFDGMRKLDNGYFAGFSAQPLGDMHGSVNIDDAVFFFGKENDWKVKVGRFEAYDMFPLNQDTFVEHSGNTANDLYDDGSGYIYMMKEGRGRSNAGGNFLVSKQLDNWYFELNTLLEDGTSLYNDGNYHGRDMEQQKNVAYLRPVIAWSPTEEFTVSAAMEANVVNNAYGYTDSKGNFVDQSDRTGYGMSMTWNGLKTDPENGVVVNLNTAYLDANNEKDFTAGINALWKRFELGYIYAHNKIDEFSGVVCDNDCWIDDEGTYTIHTIHASYQFANVMDMENFNIYLGTYYSILDSDGDKKHGDDTDDRYGARVRFKYFF from the coding sequence ATGAAAAAATCGACATTATCTTTAGCCATCGGTTTATTATTGGCATGTAGTACCGGAATGGCAAAAACACAGCATTTAACGCTGGAACAACGCATGGCATTGCTGGAAGAACGCCTGGAAGCGGCAGAAATGCGGGCAGCAAAAGCAGAGGGGCAGGTAAAACAGCTGCAGACACAACAAGCCGCTGAGATCCGCGAAATTAAGGCTGCCCAGGGCAATACGCCGGTAAATGGACAGACAACGGCGGAATCTGCAAAGAAAAATGCCACCTCACCTAATCTTTTGCTTTCAGGTTATGGCGATTTAAAAATCTACGGCGACGTAGAATTTAATATGGATGCGGAAAGTAATCATGGCCTTCTGGCAATGACCAACGCTGATGTGAATAGCGATCCCACTAATGAACAGTGGAATCTCAATGGTCGTATTCTGTTAGGTTTTGATGGTATGCGAAAACTGGATAATGGTTATTTCGCCGGGTTCTCCGCACAACCGCTGGGGGATATGCACGGTTCAGTAAATATCGATGATGCGGTATTCTTCTTTGGCAAAGAAAACGACTGGAAGGTCAAAGTAGGCCGTTTTGAAGCCTACGATATGTTCCCGCTGAATCAGGATACCTTTGTTGAACATTCCGGTAATACTGCGAACGATCTTTATGACGATGGCAGCGGTTATATCTATATGATGAAAGAGGGCCGCGGGCGCTCTAACGCTGGCGGTAATTTCCTCGTCAGCAAACAACTTGATAACTGGTATTTTGAATTAAACACGTTACTTGAAGACGGAACATCTTTATATAATGACGGTAATTATCATGGACGCGATATGGAGCAGCAGAAAAATGTTGCTTATCTGCGTCCGGTAATTGCCTGGTCGCCGACAGAAGAATTCACCGTTTCCGCAGCGATGGAAGCGAACGTGGTAAACAATGCTTATGGTTATACCGATAGCAAGGGTAATTTTGTCGATCAGTCCGATCGTACCGGCTATGGTATGAGCATGACCTGGAATGGCCTGAAAACGGATCCGGAAAATGGCGTCGTGGTTAATCTTAATACCGCCTATTTAGATGCTAATAATGAGAAAGATTTCACTGCCGGGATTAACGCGCTGTGGAAACGTTTCGAGCTCGGTTATATCTACGCGCACAATAAGATTGATGAATTCAGCGGTGTAGTTTGTGATAACGACTGCTGGATTGATGATGAAGGGACGTACACCATTCACACCATTCATGCGTCTTATCAGTTCGCTAATGTGATGGATATGGAGAACTTTAATATTTACCTTGGTACTTATTACTCCATTCTGGATAGCGACGGTGATAAAAAACACGGTGATGATACTGATGACCGTTACGGTGCACGCGTTCGCTTTAAATACTTCTTCTGA
- the frvA gene encoding PTS fructose transporter subunit IIA, whose protein sequence is MAALTASCIDLNIQGNGTYSVLKQLATMALQNGFITDSHQFLQTLLLREKMHSTGFGSGVAVPHGKSACVKQPFVLFARKAQAIDWKASDGEDVNCWICLGVPQSGEEDQVKIIGTLCRKIIHQDFINQLRQGDAVQVLALLNQTLSS, encoded by the coding sequence ATGGCAGCACTTACTGCAAGCTGTATTGACCTGAATATTCAGGGCAATGGCACTTATTCCGTTCTGAAGCAGTTGGCGACAATGGCGTTACAAAACGGTTTTATCACCGACTCACATCAATTCCTGCAAACCCTGCTGCTGCGCGAAAAAATGCACTCCACCGGTTTTGGTTCTGGTGTCGCCGTGCCGCACGGTAAAAGCGCCTGTGTTAAACAACCGTTCGTATTATTCGCTCGCAAAGCGCAGGCCATTGACTGGAAAGCCAGCGATGGCGAAGACGTCAATTGCTGGATCTGCCTCGGCGTGCCGCAAAGTGGCGAAGAGGATCAGGTCAAAATCATCGGCACACTGTGTCGCAAAATTATCCACCAGGATTTTATCAACCAACTGCGACAAGGCGACGCCGTCCAGGTGCTTGCTTTGTTAAATCAAACCCTCAGCTCATAA
- the frvB gene encoding PTS fructose-like transporter subunit IIBC — MESSLRIVAITNCPAGIAHTYMVAEALEQKARSLGHTIKVETQGSSGVENRLSSEEIAAADYVILATGRGLSGDDRARFAGKKVYEIAISQALKNIDQIFSELPTNSQLFAADSGVKLGKQEVQSGSVMSHLMAGVSAALPFVIGGGILVALANMLVQFGLPYTDMSKGAPSFTWVVESIGYLGFTFMIPIMGAYIASSIADKPAFAPAFLVCYLANDKALLGTQSGAGFLGAVVLGLAIGYFVFWFRKVRLGKALQPLLGSMLIPFVTLLVFGVLTYYVIGPVMSDLMGGLLHFLNTIPPSMKFAAAFLVGAMLAFDMGGPINKTAWFFCFSLLEKHIYDWYAIVGVVALMPPVAAGLATFIAPKLFTQQEKEAASSAIVVGATVATEPAIPYALAAPLPMITANTLAGGITGVLVIAFGIKRLAPGLGIFDPLIGLMSPVGSFYLVLAIGLALNISFIIVLKGLWLRRKAKAAQQELVHEH, encoded by the coding sequence ATGGAGTCATCCTTACGTATTGTCGCGATCACCAACTGCCCCGCCGGGATCGCTCACACCTACATGGTGGCGGAAGCCCTGGAACAGAAAGCCCGTTCTCTCGGTCATACCATTAAAGTTGAAACTCAAGGATCAAGCGGCGTCGAAAACCGCTTATCCAGCGAAGAGATTGCCGCTGCCGATTACGTGATTCTCGCTACCGGGCGTGGCCTGAGCGGTGATGATCGCGCGCGATTTGCCGGGAAAAAGGTTTATGAGATTGCCATCTCCCAGGCGCTGAAAAATATCGACCAGATTTTCAGTGAATTACCGACAAACTCACAACTTTTTGCCGCAGATAGCGGCGTGAAGCTCGGCAAACAGGAAGTGCAAAGTGGCAGCGTAATGAGCCATCTGATGGCGGGCGTCTCTGCGGCGCTGCCGTTTGTCATCGGTGGCGGTATCCTGGTGGCGCTTGCCAACATGCTGGTGCAGTTCGGTTTGCCGTATACCGATATGTCGAAAGGTGCGCCGTCGTTTACCTGGGTGGTTGAATCCATCGGTTATCTCGGTTTCACCTTTATGATCCCCATCATGGGCGCTTATATTGCCTCGTCGATAGCCGATAAACCCGCTTTCGCTCCGGCGTTTCTGGTTTGTTATCTGGCGAACGACAAAGCCCTGCTCGGCACCCAGTCTGGCGCGGGCTTCCTCGGTGCGGTGGTGCTTGGGCTGGCGATTGGCTATTTCGTCTTCTGGTTCCGTAAAGTGCGCCTTGGCAAAGCATTACAACCGCTGCTCGGTTCCATGCTGATCCCGTTCGTTACTCTGCTGGTTTTTGGCGTACTGACTTACTACGTTATCGGACCGGTGATGTCCGACCTCATGGGCGGGTTGCTGCACTTCCTGAACACCATTCCTCCGTCAATGAAGTTTGCGGCGGCGTTTCTGGTTGGTGCGATGCTGGCATTCGATATGGGCGGCCCCATCAACAAAACCGCCTGGTTCTTCTGCTTCTCTCTGCTGGAAAAACACATTTACGACTGGTACGCCATCGTCGGCGTTGTCGCGCTAATGCCGCCTGTCGCGGCGGGTCTTGCGACGTTCATTGCGCCCAAACTGTTTACTCAACAGGAAAAAGAAGCCGCCAGTAGCGCCATAGTGGTCGGTGCCACAGTCGCAACCGAACCGGCTATTCCTTACGCTCTGGCAGCCCCGTTGCCGATGATTACCGCCAATACGCTGGCGGGCGGTATTACCGGCGTGCTGGTGATCGCTTTCGGAATCAAACGTCTGGCACCGGGTTTGGGTATCTTTGACCCGCTGATCGGCCTGATGTCGCCGGTAGGTTCGTTTTATCTGGTGCTGGCGATCGGCCTCGCGCTGAACATTTCATTCATTATCGTCCTGAAAGGATTATGGTTACGCCGCAAAGCCAAAGCTGCGCAACAGGAGCTTGTCCATGAACATTGA